GTCGTGGAGCCGGACCAGCTCGCGACGGCGAAGCAGCCGCTTGAGGTCGTGGGGAGCCACGGAGGCGTCGTGGAGCTGCCTGCGCGAGGCCACCCCCGACTGCGACGCCAGCAGTGCGGCGTACGTCCTCTGGTCCATCGAGCCATCGTGCGCGCGGCGGGGGCGGCCCGCCAGCCCGGTCGACCAGGCTGTGGACGACGCAGTGCGGCCCGTGTGGTCCGGGAGATGGACCACACGGGCCGCACTGAGTGAGATCCGTCAGGCGGGAGGCTCCGGCGAGCCGTCCTCGGCCTCCTGGCCCGCGTCCGGACCGTCGCCGTCGTCGGCGGTGGTGCCGGACTCCTGGTCGTCGGCCTCGCCGTCGGGGGCCTGCGACTTGTCGTCGGGCTCGGAGATCTCGTCGGGCGACTCGTCGTCGACCGCCGGGTTGTCGGCGGGGTCGATGTCGCGGCCCAGGCCGTCGTCGGCCGGGTCGCTGTGCAGGGCGTCGGCGTCGACGCCCCCGGCCACCAGCTGGGGCTCTTCTGCGGTCGGCTCCGGGATCGGGCCGAGGTCGTCGTCGGTCATGGGTGCCTCCTGTGGTCGGTCGCTGCGATCGTGCCTCGCCCCCGACGCGCCGGGCCACCCCCGCTAGGGCGACGTGGGCCAGCCGAAGGTCAGGTAGCGCTCGCCGGAGAAGAGGTGCGCCAGCGCGTGCGCCTCGTGCGGCACCATCGGGTCGGGGAGCGCGTCGAGCGGCGCCCAGGCCAGCGCGGACGCCTTCTCCGGCTCGACGATCCGCGGCTCGCCGCTCCACGAGCGCGCGGTGAAGAAGAAGTCGACCCGCTCCTCGACCGCCGGCCCGAACTGGCTGCGCTGCATGGTGAACGCGAAGTCGAGCGCGACGTCGCCGATGCCGAGCTCCTCGAGAGCCTCGCGGCGCGCGGCGTCGTACGCCGTCTCGCCCGGCTCGACGTGCCCGGCGGCGGCCGCCGCCCAGTGCCCGGGCATGTAGGGAACCGGCCCCCGCTGCTGGAGCAGCACCTCGGTCCCGGCGTCGCCGTCGCGCAGCAGGTAGACGTAGGACGCCGGGACGAGGGCGAAGCGGTCGGTCACCCGGCCGACCCTAGAGGGGTCAGCGAGCCGTGGTGGGCGGCGGGATGTCGTCGTCCTTGCCGTCGAGCTTGTCGAGGGCGTCGCGGGCCTTGCCGGTCGCCTG
This genomic interval from Nocardioides palaemonis contains the following:
- a CDS encoding NUDIX domain-containing protein; the encoded protein is MTDRFALVPASYVYLLRDGDAGTEVLLQQRGPVPYMPGHWAAAAAGHVEPGETAYDAARREALEELGIGDVALDFAFTMQRSQFGPAVEERVDFFFTARSWSGEPRIVEPEKASALAWAPLDALPDPMVPHEAHALAHLFSGERYLTFGWPTSP